The following proteins are encoded in a genomic region of Nitrospinota bacterium:
- the rplM gene encoding 50S ribosomal protein L13, whose translation MKTYLAKKEDIQKKWYLVDAKGKILGRLASKIATILMGKHKSIYTPHVDSGDFVIVINADKFSLTGEKLKKKEYFHHTGYPGGLKSVTAQKMLKEKPEFMLKLAVKRMLPKNRLGRSMLKNLKIYAASDHPHAAQQPELLEI comes from the coding sequence ATGAAGACTTACTTGGCAAAAAAAGAGGATATCCAGAAGAAATGGTATTTAGTAGATGCTAAGGGTAAGATTCTTGGCAGGCTTGCTAGTAAGATAGCAACCATTCTAATGGGAAAACACAAATCCATTTATACTCCCCATGTGGATTCAGGGGACTTTGTTATCGTTATTAATGCTGATAAATTCTCTTTAACAGGGGAAAAATTGAAAAAAAAGGAATATTTCCATCACACGGGTTATCCAGGAGGCTTAAAGTCCGTAACAGCCCAAAAAATGTTAAAAGAGAAACCGGAATTCATGTTGAAACTAGCTGTTAAAAGAATGTTGCCTAAAAACAGGCTTGGGAGATCAATGTTAAAAAATTTGAAGATATATGCAGCTTCAGATCATCCTCATGCTGCACAGCAACCAGAGCTGTTAGAGATTTAG
- the rpsI gene encoding 30S ribosomal protein S9, whose protein sequence is MEFERYYGTGKRKTSIARVWLKKGEGNILVNKKTLDEYFKRETSKMLIKQPFEFTDSLGHFDAFITVKGGGLSGQADAIRHGITKALLEFNPELRKRLKKNGLITRDSRVKERKKYGQRGARARFQFSKR, encoded by the coding sequence ATGGAGTTTGAGAGATATTATGGAACTGGAAAGAGAAAGACATCAATTGCTAGGGTTTGGTTAAAAAAGGGTGAAGGTAATATCTTGGTCAATAAAAAAACATTGGATGAATATTTTAAAAGAGAAACCTCTAAGATGCTTATTAAACAACCGTTTGAATTTACTGATTCTCTGGGACATTTTGATGCTTTTATTACTGTCAAGGGAGGAGGATTATCTGGTCAGGCTGATGCCATAAGGCATGGTATTACCAAGGCTCTTTTGGAATTTAATCCAGAACTTCGCAAGAGATTGAAAAAGAATGGTCTGATAACAAGGGATTCTCGGGTTAAAGAACGAAAGAAATATGGTCAGAGAGGTGCTAGGGCAAGGTTTCAATTTTCAAAAAGATAA
- the argC gene encoding N-acetyl-gamma-glutamyl-phosphate reductase, whose protein sequence is MIHVGIVGGSGYTGSELLRILIAHPKVKISVITSERFSGTNISEIFPSLKDLINIEFKKLSPEEMSKDCDLFFLALPHKVAMSFVPLLLKNEKRVIDLSADYRIKDKDIYKRWYFEVHKSPELLKNSVYGLSELNREKIKNARLVANPGCYSTSIILALAPIMKSGLIDLDSIIIDSKSGISGAGRKLDLSFHFPEAYNGVRGYKPTGHRHIPEIEQELSLLADSSVKISFVPHIVPMSRGMLSTIYVRANQLIDTNELIDIYKKYYQNEFFVRILEKGKLPDTHHVIGSNFCDIGLEVDNRNNRFIIFSAIDNLVKGASGQAVQNMNIMYNLKENIGLENPAIFP, encoded by the coding sequence ATGATACATGTAGGTATTGTTGGGGGAAGCGGATATACCGGATCTGAACTTTTAAGAATTCTAATAGCGCATCCTAAGGTAAAAATCTCTGTTATTACCTCAGAAAGGTTTTCTGGAACAAATATTTCTGAGATATTTCCCTCTTTAAAAGATTTGATTAATATTGAGTTTAAGAAATTATCTCCGGAGGAAATGTCAAAAGATTGTGATCTCTTTTTTTTAGCACTCCCCCATAAAGTAGCTATGTCTTTTGTACCCTTATTATTAAAGAACGAGAAGAGGGTTATTGATCTTAGTGCGGATTATCGTATTAAAGATAAAGATATTTATAAAAGATGGTATTTTGAGGTTCATAAAAGCCCTGAGTTATTAAAAAATTCGGTCTATGGTTTATCTGAGTTAAATAGAGAAAAAATTAAAAATGCAAGATTGGTAGCCAATCCAGGCTGTTATTCAACCAGTATCATTCTTGCTTTAGCACCAATTATGAAGAGCGGATTAATAGATTTAGACTCAATAATAATTGATTCTAAGTCAGGGATATCCGGTGCTGGAAGAAAGTTGGATTTAAGTTTTCACTTTCCAGAGGCTTATAATGGTGTTAGAGGGTATAAACCAACTGGTCATAGACATATTCCAGAGATTGAACAAGAATTAAGCCTTTTGGCAGATTCCTCTGTGAAAATATCTTTTGTTCCCCATATTGTACCTATGAGCAGAGGTATGTTAAGCACGATTTATGTAAGAGCCAATCAGTTGATAGATACTAATGAGTTAATAGATATATATAAAAAATATTATCAAAATGAATTTTTTGTAAGGATATTAGAAAAGGGAAAGCTGCCTGATACTCACCATGTCATTGGATCAAACTTTTGTGATATTGGTCTTGAGGTTGATAACAGAAATAATCGCTTTATTATATTTTCCGCCATAGATAATTTAGTAAAAGGGGCTTCCGGTCAGGCAGTCCAAAACATGAATATAATGTATAACTTAAAAGAAAATATAGGATTGGAAAATCCTGCAATATTCCCTTAA
- the argJ gene encoding bifunctional glutamate N-acetyltransferase/amino-acid acetyltransferase ArgJ, protein MKEISGGITSVKGIKATGIHCGIKKSKSDLALIVSEPIAVASGVFTTNRLKAAPVIVSMEHIKSGRCKGIIVNSGNANACTGRGGYKDSKEIVKLIAKELKTSPKNILIASTGKIGAPLPIDKIKKNIPLLVKSLSNSGGKKAAEAILTTDTMIKERAIEYNYDNKAIRIGGIAKGSGMIFPKMATMLSFITTDVSIKDELLKKALKRSVDKSFNMISVDGDTSTNDTVICMANGCAGNKLIDRAGRGFKLFQEALDFITLHLAKKIVRDGEGATKFIEVKVQGARSKRDAKRVASFIANSNLVKTAFFGEQANWGRILSAAGNAGVDLDFGSISLYLNGYKVVERGIVSYKEDTDLKEVMKKKEIKILLNLGKGDKEESVWTTDLSHEYIKINAEYIS, encoded by the coding sequence TTGAAGGAGATATCAGGAGGAATAACATCAGTAAAGGGTATTAAGGCCACTGGTATTCATTGTGGGATCAAAAAGTCTAAAAGTGATTTGGCATTGATCGTATCAGAACCCATAGCTGTAGCTTCAGGAGTATTTACAACAAATAGATTAAAAGCAGCACCTGTTATTGTGAGTATGGAACATATTAAATCCGGAAGGTGTAAAGGGATTATTGTAAATAGCGGAAATGCCAATGCATGTACAGGGAGAGGAGGATATAAAGATTCAAAGGAAATCGTGAAATTAATAGCCAAGGAATTAAAAACTTCCCCAAAGAACATCTTGATTGCTTCAACAGGAAAAATCGGAGCCCCCCTTCCTATAGATAAAATAAAAAAGAATATACCTCTGCTCGTTAAAAGCTTAAGCAACAGTGGTGGGAAAAAAGCAGCAGAGGCAATACTGACAACGGATACTATGATAAAAGAGAGAGCAATAGAATATAATTATGATAACAAAGCAATTCGAATCGGTGGAATAGCGAAAGGTTCAGGAATGATCTTTCCCAAGATGGCAACGATGCTCTCTTTCATAACAACCGATGTTTCGATTAAAGATGAATTGTTGAAAAAAGCATTAAAAAGGTCAGTAGACAAATCTTTTAATATGATATCAGTGGATGGAGATACCAGTACAAATGATACGGTTATTTGTATGGCAAATGGGTGTGCTGGAAACAAGCTAATTGATAGAGCTGGGAGAGGTTTTAAATTATTTCAAGAAGCCCTTGATTTCATAACTCTTCATCTTGCCAAAAAGATTGTTAGAGATGGAGAAGGTGCAACAAAATTTATTGAGGTCAAGGTACAAGGGGCAAGGAGTAAACGTGATGCAAAAAGGGTGGCCTCTTTTATTGCCAATTCAAACTTGGTTAAAACCGCTTTTTTTGGAGAACAGGCAAATTGGGGCAGAATATTATCTGCAGCAGGCAATGCAGGTGTAGATTTGGATTTTGGTTCAATAAGTCTCTATTTAAACGGTTATAAAGTAGTTGAAAGAGGTATTGTCTCATATAAAGAAGACACTGATTTAAAAGAAGTTATGAAGAAGAAGGAGATTAAGATTTTGTTAAATCTAGGAAAGGGAGATAAAGAAGAAAGTGTCTGGACTACTGATCTATCTCATGAATATATAAAGATAAATGCTGAATATATAAGCTAA
- the rpsB gene encoding 30S ribosomal protein S2: MAVVSMKDLLEAGCHFGHQTKRWNPKMKKYIYGARNGIYIIDLEKTLQMFQIAYDFFRDVASEGKEILFVGTKKQAQHSMIEEAKRCNMFYIKQRWLGGLLTNFETIKKRILRLRELESMKENRFFSSITKKEMGRLEKERMKLEKFLLGIKDMDRLPGALFVVDTKKERIAVSEARKLGIPTVAIVDTNCDPDEVDYVIPCNDDAIRAIKLISEKVADAVLEGRKDLEVKEVQESEGKDEDIKEKEVKEEKKKDEKEVVLDEN, from the coding sequence ATGGCTGTAGTTTCGATGAAGGATTTATTAGAAGCTGGGTGTCACTTTGGTCATCAGACAAAAAGATGGAATCCAAAGATGAAAAAGTATATTTATGGAGCGAGAAATGGAATCTATATTATTGACCTAGAGAAGACATTGCAGATGTTTCAGATAGCTTATGATTTCTTTAGAGATGTAGCATCAGAGGGAAAGGAGATACTTTTTGTTGGCACTAAAAAACAAGCTCAACATTCAATGATTGAAGAAGCTAAGAGATGCAACATGTTTTATATAAAACAGCGATGGTTAGGGGGTTTGCTGACAAATTTTGAAACAATTAAAAAAAGGATTCTCAGATTGAGAGAATTAGAATCCATGAAGGAGAATCGTTTTTTTTCCTCTATCACAAAAAAAGAAATGGGAAGATTGGAAAAGGAAAGGATGAAGTTGGAGAAGTTTTTATTGGGGATAAAAGATATGGATAGGCTTCCCGGCGCTCTTTTTGTTGTAGATACTAAAAAGGAAAGAATAGCCGTTAGTGAGGCGAGAAAACTAGGTATTCCTACTGTAGCTATTGTAGACACAAATTGTGACCCTGATGAAGTTGATTATGTTATCCCATGTAATGATGACGCTATAAGAGCTATCAAATTAATAAGCGAGAAGGTTGCTGATGCTGTTTTAGAGGGAAGAAAAGATTTAGAAGTAAAAGAAGTTCAAGAATCAGAAGGAAAAGACGAAGATATTAAAGAAAAAGAGGTTAAAGAAGAAAAGAAAAAGGATGAGAAAGAAGTAGTATTAGATGAAAATTAA
- the tsf gene encoding translation elongation factor Ts, whose protein sequence is MVITAEMVKELRSSTGAGIMECKKALKESNGSLEKAIDFLRKKGLSTAVKKQGRAASDGIIASYIHGGGKIGVLVEINCETDFVAKTPEFQQLVKDIAMQIAASEPFYLKREDIPEEVIKKESDIYATQARDSGKPDKVIDKIVEGRLEKFYSEVCLLEQPYVKDPDITVNDLIVNKISNLGENIVIKRFTRYQLGEDS, encoded by the coding sequence ATGGTTATAACGGCAGAGATGGTAAAGGAATTGAGAAGTAGTACAGGGGCAGGTATTATGGAGTGTAAAAAAGCACTGAAGGAGTCAAATGGAAGTCTTGAAAAGGCTATTGATTTTTTAAGGAAGAAGGGATTATCCACTGCTGTTAAAAAACAGGGCCGTGCTGCCTCAGATGGAATTATCGCTTCATATATTCACGGAGGAGGCAAGATAGGAGTATTGGTCGAAATAAACTGTGAGACAGATTTTGTAGCAAAAACTCCTGAATTTCAGCAGCTAGTAAAGGATATTGCTATGCAAATAGCTGCATCAGAACCTTTTTATCTAAAAAGAGAAGATATTCCTGAAGAGGTTATAAAAAAAGAGAGCGATATATATGCAACTCAGGCAAGAGACTCAGGAAAACCGGATAAGGTTATTGATAAAATTGTTGAGGGGAGGTTAGAAAAATTTTATTCTGAAGTTTGTCTGTTAGAACAACCTTATGTCAAGGATCCTGATATAACTGTCAATGATCTTATCGTTAATAAAATCAGTAATTTAGGTGAGAATATCGTTATTAAAAGATTTACAAGGTATCAGCTGGGAGAGGATTCATAA
- the pyrH gene encoding UMP kinase, with protein MTSLKYKRILLKLSGEALLGDKEFGIEPEMIKNIALEIKEIQEMGAETAIVIGGGNIFRGITGISYGMDRVSADNMGMVATIINALALQDALEKEGIQTRIQTAIEMKELAEPYIRRRALRHLEKGRVVIFAGGTGNPYFTTDTAASLRANEMGAEVILKATKVDGVYSSDPMIEKNATKFTSLSYLDIIKKGLKVIDTTAVSLCMDNNIPIVIFNLSKKGNIKRILLGKKVGTLVGGEKNG; from the coding sequence ATGACCAGCCTTAAGTATAAAAGGATACTTTTGAAACTAAGTGGAGAAGCATTACTTGGTGATAAAGAGTTTGGTATTGAACCAGAAATGATTAAGAATATTGCTCTTGAGATAAAAGAAATTCAAGAGATGGGAGCAGAGACAGCAATCGTAATAGGAGGAGGCAATATTTTTAGGGGAATAACCGGGATCTCTTATGGTATGGATAGAGTTTCAGCTGATAATATGGGGATGGTAGCAACGATTATTAATGCTTTAGCCCTTCAGGATGCTTTAGAGAAAGAGGGAATCCAAACCAGGATTCAAACAGCAATTGAGATGAAGGAACTAGCAGAGCCTTATATCAGAAGGAGGGCTCTTAGACATCTTGAGAAAGGAAGAGTTGTTATTTTTGCAGGAGGAACTGGAAATCCATATTTTACAACAGATACTGCTGCTTCTTTAAGAGCTAATGAAATGGGGGCAGAAGTCATTTTAAAAGCTACAAAAGTTGATGGTGTTTATAGTTCTGATCCAATGATAGAAAAGAATGCTACTAAGTTTACTAGCCTTAGTTATTTAGATATTATAAAAAAGGGATTGAAGGTTATAGATACAACAGCTGTTTCTCTCTGCATGGATAATAATATCCCTATTGTTATTTTTAACTTAAGCAAAAAAGGGAATATAAAAAGGATATTATTAGGAAAGAAGGTCGGAACCCTTGTGGGAGGGGAAAAAAATGGTTGA
- the frr gene encoding ribosome recycling factor, translating into MVEKVYKEIEEKMESSLEVFRKDLNTIRTGRASLSLLDGVTVDYYGNPTPLNQVATLSVPESRSITIQPWDNSIIGAIEKAILKSDLGLTPINDGKIIRISIPPLTEERRKELVKVVKKYSEECKIAIRNIRREGNESLKSLEKDGEISEDEFYKSQRKIQEDTDSHIEKTDEITKKKEIEILEF; encoded by the coding sequence ATGGTTGAAAAAGTTTATAAAGAGATAGAAGAAAAGATGGAAAGTTCTCTTGAGGTGTTTCGAAAGGATCTGAATACCATTAGGACAGGAAGAGCTTCACTTTCGTTGTTGGATGGTGTTACAGTCGATTATTATGGAAATCCTACTCCCCTGAACCAAGTGGCAACATTGTCTGTACCAGAAAGTCGTTCGATAACGATCCAACCTTGGGATAATTCTATTATAGGCGCAATTGAAAAGGCTATCTTAAAATCAGATTTAGGATTAACCCCGATTAATGATGGAAAGATAATACGAATATCAATACCCCCTCTTACCGAAGAAAGGCGCAAAGAGCTTGTAAAGGTGGTTAAAAAGTATTCGGAAGAATGCAAAATAGCCATACGTAATATCCGTCGTGAGGGAAATGAATCTTTGAAGTCCTTGGAGAAAGACGGAGAGATTTCAGAAGACGAATTTTACAAATCTCAGCGTAAGATTCAAGAGGATACTGATAGTCATATAGAAAAGACAGATGAGATTACAAAGAAAAAAGAGATCGAAATTTTAGAGTTTTGA
- a CDS encoding isoprenyl transferase, with protein sequence MLDQKLLVQINRDKLPKHIAIIMDGNGRWARKRSLPRIEGHKAGVKAVEDTVISCRELGINALTLYSFSLENWKRPQSEIDSLMDLLKEYIVKELPRMIKEKIRFNVIGKITDLPTTVQEFIDNAVQITKKNNGLILTLALSYGARDEIVTAVQKIITEVRDGTINHSKINDKIFESYLYTNGLPELDLLIRTSGEIRLSNFLLWQSAYTELYFTKILWPDFRGDDLLKAIIEYQKRERRFGFTEDQLNFKREK encoded by the coding sequence ATGTTAGATCAAAAACTTCTGGTACAGATAAACAGGGATAAACTTCCTAAACATATAGCAATCATAATGGACGGTAATGGTAGATGGGCCAGAAAAAGATCTCTGCCGAGAATCGAAGGTCACAAGGCCGGGGTGAAGGCAGTAGAGGATACAGTTATATCTTGCAGAGAATTAGGTATTAATGCCTTAACCTTATATTCCTTTTCTTTAGAGAATTGGAAGAGACCTCAATCAGAGATAGATTCCTTGATGGATCTCCTGAAAGAATATATTGTCAAAGAGCTACCAAGAATGATAAAAGAAAAAATTCGCTTTAATGTGATTGGAAAGATTACCGATTTACCAACGACTGTTCAAGAGTTTATTGACAATGCAGTACAAATAACAAAGAAAAATAATGGATTGATTTTGACTTTAGCATTAAGTTATGGTGCTAGAGATGAAATAGTAACTGCTGTACAAAAAATTATAACTGAAGTTAGAGATGGAACCATTAATCATAGTAAGATAAATGATAAAATATTTGAAAGTTATTTATATACAAATGGGCTTCCTGAACTAGATCTTTTAATCAGAACCAGCGGAGAGATTCGTTTAAGTAATTTTCTTTTATGGCAATCGGCATATACTGAATTGTATTTTACAAAAATCTTATGGCCTGATTTCAGAGGGGATGACCTTTTAAAAGCGATTATTGAATACCAAAAGAGGGAAAGAAGATTTGGATTTACTGAGGATCAGTTAAACTTTAAAAGGGAAAAATAG
- a CDS encoding phosphatidate cytidylyltransferase: MKRILSAVVFLPFFFVIVYYGSPRAFFIFLSIAVLIGLIEFYSMIENSGRECYKFLGVPLGWLLVLTIYIEKNHFTILFLTFTILLILIYRLFQKEDLTKAIEGISHTLFGVFYVGLLMSYLLLLRDLQEGYKYIFLLFLITWMGDTVAYYTGMSIGNKKLYPKISGNKTIEGSLGGLIGSIGGAFIAKLWFFSNLRLLDCLVLGILLGVFGQLGDLCESLLKRSSAIKDSGKIIPGHGGILDRVDSILFSAPLLYYYFIFLW; this comes from the coding sequence TTGAAAAGGATCTTAAGTGCGGTTGTTTTCCTGCCTTTTTTCTTTGTCATTGTGTATTATGGAAGCCCCAGAGCCTTCTTTATATTTTTAAGCATAGCGGTTTTGATTGGACTTATTGAATTTTATTCAATGATTGAAAACAGCGGGAGAGAATGCTATAAATTTTTAGGCGTACCTCTGGGTTGGTTGCTCGTCTTAACGATTTATATAGAAAAAAACCATTTTACTATTTTATTTCTCACCTTTACTATTCTTCTGATATTAATTTACAGACTATTTCAAAAAGAGGATTTAACCAAAGCTATAGAAGGGATTTCTCATACCCTTTTTGGTGTTTTCTATGTAGGTCTGTTAATGAGTTATCTTCTCCTCCTTCGAGATCTTCAAGAGGGATATAAATATATCTTTTTATTATTTCTAATAACATGGATGGGTGATACAGTAGCCTATTATACGGGAATGTCTATAGGCAATAAAAAATTGTATCCTAAAATTAGTGGTAATAAAACGATTGAGGGTTCACTCGGAGGACTTATTGGGAGTATAGGTGGTGCCTTTATTGCTAAGCTCTGGTTCTTTTCTAACTTAAGATTGCTGGATTGTCTCGTCTTAGGTATTTTGTTGGGAGTGTTTGGACAACTGGGAGACCTTTGCGAGTCTTTATTAAAGAGGAGTTCAGCCATTAAGGATTCAGGCAAGATTATTCCTGGCCATGGAGGTATCCTAGATAGAGTTGATAGTATTTTATTTTCTGCGCCTTTGTTGTATTATTATTTCATCTTTTTATGGTAA
- a CDS encoding 1-deoxy-D-xylulose-5-phosphate reductoisomerase, which yields MKKRIVILGSTGSIGTNTLSVIKQNQDKFQVTGLTAKSNVDLLEQQIREFKPRVVSIFDEGKVSDLEKRLKGLDIEILCGEEGTVEVATLKECDMVVSAMVGSAGLIPTLKAIESKKDIALANKEVLVMAGEIIMEKLEKGGNLIPIDSEHNAIFQSLVGDRENLIRRLILTASGGPFVHLSLSDLKYVSVEEALRHPKWEMGKKVSIDSATMMNKGLEVIEAKWLFNVKIEQIEILIHPQSIIHSMVEFVDGSIIAQLSPPDMKIPISYALNYPKRLENKLPSLNLAKIGELTFLKPDPDKFLCLSYAYEAIRKGGTMPTALNASNEIAVQSFLKREISFLDIPRVIRATMNNHHTLKVNKLDDVLRADKWARQRAKEIVAELKKDSKKPSKYTSIPEKNIDFRQNI from the coding sequence TTGAAAAAAAGGATTGTTATTCTGGGTTCTACCGGTTCTATTGGGACAAATACCCTCTCTGTAATCAAACAAAATCAAGATAAGTTTCAAGTAACCGGTCTTACAGCTAAGAGTAATGTGGATCTTTTAGAACAGCAGATTAGAGAATTTAAACCAAGAGTTGTCTCTATATTCGATGAGGGAAAAGTATCTGATTTAGAAAAAAGATTAAAGGGTTTAGATATAGAAATTCTTTGTGGTGAAGAGGGAACAGTTGAAGTTGCTACTCTAAAAGAATGTGATATGGTTGTTTCTGCTATGGTGGGTTCAGCAGGATTAATTCCTACTTTAAAGGCCATAGAGAGTAAAAAGGATATTGCTTTAGCAAATAAAGAAGTTCTCGTTATGGCAGGCGAAATTATCATGGAAAAGCTAGAAAAAGGCGGGAATTTAATCCCTATTGATAGTGAACATAATGCCATATTCCAGTCCCTTGTTGGTGATAGAGAAAATCTTATTAGAAGATTAATTTTGACTGCTTCAGGAGGACCTTTTGTCCATCTTTCTCTTTCTGACCTAAAATATGTATCAGTAGAAGAGGCCTTGAGACATCCTAAGTGGGAGATGGGGAAAAAAGTAAGCATTGATTCAGCAACCATGATGAATAAGGGTTTGGAGGTTATAGAGGCTAAATGGCTTTTTAATGTAAAGATAGAACAGATTGAGATTTTGATTCATCCTCAGAGTATCATTCATTCTATGGTAGAGTTTGTTGATGGTTCTATTATTGCCCAATTAAGCCCCCCTGATATGAAGATACCTATTTCTTATGCACTGAACTATCCTAAAAGATTAGAAAATAAGCTTCCCTCTCTGAATTTGGCAAAGATAGGAGAGCTAACCTTTCTTAAACCAGACCCAGATAAGTTTTTGTGCCTTAGTTATGCCTATGAAGCCATCAGAAAAGGCGGCACAATGCCAACAGCATTAAATGCTTCTAATGAAATAGCTGTCCAGTCTTTTTTAAAAAGAGAGATATCTTTTTTAGATATACCAAGAGTCATTCGAGCAACGATGAACAATCATCATACACTTAAAGTCAATAAGTTAGATGATGTTTTACGAGCGGATAAATGGGCAAGACAAAGAGCAAAAGAGATTGTAGCAGAGCTAAAAAAGGATAGTAAGAAACCTTCTAAATATACTTCCATTCCAGAGAAAAATATAGATTTTAGACAGAATATATAA
- a CDS encoding phosphatidylglycerophosphatase A, with protein MTNHFVNAFNKGKKSGLLILLSTGFYSGFFPYAPGTSGSAVGVIIYFFISQYSLLYYIILLTAIFFIGVWVSGKAEIIFNQKDHKFIVIDEIEGFLIAMFLVPRTLSFVIAGFILFRLVDIAKPFSRFERLSGGLGVMADDIIAGVLTNILLQLFRLLT; from the coding sequence TTGACAAATCATTTTGTAAATGCCTTTAATAAAGGGAAAAAGTCAGGGTTATTGATATTATTGTCCACAGGATTTTACAGCGGTTTTTTCCCTTATGCCCCTGGAACATCTGGTAGTGCAGTTGGAGTTATCATCTATTTTTTTATTTCTCAATACAGTCTTCTTTATTATATAATTCTTTTGACAGCTATTTTTTTTATTGGTGTCTGGGTTTCAGGTAAAGCAGAGATTATCTTCAATCAAAAAGACCATAAGTTCATTGTTATCGATGAAATAGAAGGCTTTCTCATAGCAATGTTTCTTGTGCCCAGAACACTATCCTTTGTCATAGCTGGATTTATTCTTTTTAGATTGGTGGATATAGCGAAACCATTCTCAAGGTTTGAACGTTTATCGGGTGGTTTAGGTGTGATGGCAGATGATATCATTGCTGGAGTGTTGACTAATATTTTATTGCAATTATTCAGGCTTCTGACATAA
- a CDS encoding CinA family protein, translated as MKIEDTVGELLKKKGLSISIAESCTGGLLGYLITNVPGSSKYFKGGIVAYSDQLKEKFLYIPKEIIEKFGSVSPEVAKSMAEEIRKNGETDLGLAITGIAGPGGGSKMKPAGLVYIALATPDVTEWQSFHFSGDRKSIRSQSARKALYILRDYLKKI; from the coding sequence ATGAAAATAGAAGATACCGTTGGAGAGCTGTTAAAGAAAAAAGGCTTAAGTATATCGATAGCTGAATCATGTACAGGTGGTCTTCTGGGTTATTTGATAACCAACGTTCCTGGAAGCTCGAAATATTTCAAAGGAGGTATCGTAGCCTATAGCGATCAATTGAAAGAAAAGTTTTTATATATACCCAAGGAGATTATAGAAAAGTTTGGTTCTGTGAGCCCTGAGGTAGCTAAATCAATGGCTGAAGAAATCAGAAAGAATGGGGAAACTGACTTAGGGTTAGCGATAACAGGTATTGCTGGTCCTGGAGGCGGCAGTAAAATGAAGCCAGCAGGTCTTGTATATATTGCTTTAGCTACACCAGACGTGACAGAGTGGCAATCTTTTCATTTTTCAGGGGATAGAAAGAGCATACGGTCTCAGTCAGCAAGGAAGGCATTATATATCTTAAGAGATTATTTAAAAAAGATATAA
- the thpR gene encoding RNA 2',3'-cyclic phosphodiesterase — MIRSFIAIDIPQSIKNIIARVQSDFKESGADVKWVKPELIHLSLKFLGNIKEEQIDEIKKSMIKSVKGITPFFMTLTDIGVFPNIRYPRVIWMGLEDKTERLLILQKNIEENLNILGFTPEERKFSPHLTIGRLKSLKGKSRLANMIHAKKGMNIDGSISVNKINLMKSELRVAGPIYSVLETVSLA; from the coding sequence ATGATCAGATCATTTATTGCTATTGATATTCCCCAAAGTATCAAAAATATAATTGCGAGAGTTCAATCTGATTTTAAAGAATCTGGTGCAGATGTAAAATGGGTAAAACCCGAACTCATTCATCTTTCCCTAAAGTTTTTGGGCAACATAAAAGAAGAACAGATAGATGAAATAAAGAAGAGCATGATTAAATCTGTTAAAGGGATTACCCCCTTCTTTATGACTTTAACAGACATTGGTGTTTTTCCTAATATAAGATATCCAAGGGTAATATGGATGGGCTTGGAAGATAAAACAGAAAGATTATTAATCCTTCAAAAAAACATTGAGGAGAATCTTAATATACTGGGATTCACACCAGAGGAAAGGAAATTTTCTCCTCATTTGACCATAGGCAGGCTCAAATCATTAAAGGGTAAAAGCAGATTGGCAAATATGATTCATGCCAAGAAGGGCATGAATATCGATGGGAGCATATCTGTTAATAAAATAAATTTAATGAAGAGCGAGCTCAGGGTTGCTGGGCCTATTTATTCTGTTTTAGAAACCGTTAGCCTCGCATAA